In the genome of Persephonella sp. KM09-Lau-8, one region contains:
- the surE gene encoding 5'/3'-nucleotidase SurE → MEKYKVLLVNDDGYHSRGLQAIREELLNNNFEVVTVTPDRNMSGTSHSLTFTRPLKIEKLEENFYYIVDGTPADCVHLGYYIVLEGKKPDILISGINTGPNLGNDIFYSGTVGAAREGTLLGIPSVAFSPASAKNPDFKTMAKLALKVVRQVLKKGLPEKVFLNVTFPNLPEEQIRGFMLTRQGRGAYKEEIKKYISPSKEVYYWIGGEESLEEECEKGTDYTAVKEGFVSITPIKLDLTAYDGIEILEKTGFLSF, encoded by the coding sequence TTGGAAAAATATAAAGTTTTACTGGTAAATGATGATGGTTATCATTCCAGAGGATTACAGGCAATAAGAGAAGAACTTTTAAATAATAATTTTGAAGTGGTTACTGTTACACCTGATAGGAATATGTCTGGAACAAGCCATTCTTTAACATTTACAAGACCATTAAAAATTGAAAAATTAGAAGAAAATTTTTATTACATAGTTGACGGGACTCCTGCTGATTGTGTTCACCTTGGATATTATATTGTTTTGGAAGGTAAAAAGCCGGATATCCTGATTTCTGGAATAAATACAGGACCCAATCTGGGAAATGATATTTTTTATTCTGGGACAGTTGGAGCAGCAAGGGAAGGAACGCTTCTTGGCATTCCATCTGTGGCTTTTTCTCCAGCTTCGGCTAAAAATCCTGATTTTAAAACAATGGCAAAATTGGCTTTGAAGGTAGTTAGACAGGTGTTAAAAAAAGGATTACCTGAAAAAGTATTTTTGAATGTGACTTTTCCTAATTTACCTGAGGAGCAGATAAGAGGTTTTATGTTGACCCGTCAGGGTAGAGGAGCTTATAAGGAAGAAATTAAGAAATATATTTCTCCATCTAAAGAGGTTTATTACTGGATAGGTGGGGAGGAGAGTTTAGAAGAAGAATGCGAAAAAGGAACGGATTATACAGCTGTCAAAGAAGGTTTTGTTTCTATAACACCTATAAAACTGGATTTAACAGCTTATGACGGAATAGAAATCTTAGAAAAAACAGGATTTTTGTCCTTCTAA
- the bioB gene encoding biotin synthase BioB, translating into MENIENFINGLAERVLNGEKLTKEEGLKILNIPDEYIDLLIKEASKVREAIFQNEVEFCSLINAKNGACTEDCSFCAQSSKYPTPINAYPLVPKEELIEGAQKAVSIKANRYCIVTSGRRATKEEVEKIAEAVREIRKNLPVKVCVSIGSVDEEDLKLLKEAGVERVNHNLETSENFFPNIVTTHPWKERYETIKKIQKVGLSTCTGGIFGIGESDEDIVDLAMTYRELNVDSIPLNFLIPIPGTPLENNRQLTPEKCIKIIALFKFFNPQSEIRLCGGREQNLREYHDKAMEIANCLMAGGYLTRAGRAPGKDEEMVKRLNRKLITQGDIFGKYKQKSAQVEA; encoded by the coding sequence ATGGAGAATATAGAAAATTTCATAAATGGACTTGCAGAAAGAGTTTTGAACGGTGAAAAGCTTACTAAAGAGGAAGGATTAAAAATATTAAATATTCCTGATGAATATATAGATCTTTTAATAAAAGAAGCCTCAAAGGTCAGGGAAGCTATTTTCCAAAATGAAGTAGAGTTCTGCTCCCTTATAAATGCAAAAAATGGTGCCTGCACAGAAGATTGCTCATTCTGTGCCCAGTCCTCAAAATATCCTACTCCAATAAATGCTTATCCTCTTGTGCCTAAAGAAGAACTAATAGAAGGTGCACAGAAAGCTGTATCAATCAAGGCAAACAGGTATTGTATCGTTACCAGTGGAAGAAGAGCCACAAAAGAAGAAGTTGAGAAAATAGCAGAGGCAGTTAGAGAAATAAGAAAAAATCTGCCTGTTAAGGTATGTGTATCAATTGGAAGTGTTGATGAAGAAGACTTGAAACTGCTTAAAGAAGCAGGGGTGGAAAGGGTAAATCATAATCTGGAAACATCAGAAAATTTCTTTCCAAATATAGTAACTACACATCCATGGAAAGAAAGATATGAAACTATCAAAAAAATTCAGAAAGTTGGTCTATCAACCTGCACAGGTGGAATATTCGGAATAGGAGAGAGTGATGAGGATATAGTTGACCTTGCTATGACATATAGGGAACTTAATGTAGACTCAATACCACTTAACTTTTTAATCCCTATTCCAGGAACACCTCTTGAAAATAACAGACAGCTGACCCCTGAAAAATGCATAAAAATAATAGCCCTTTTCAAATTCTTTAACCCCCAATCTGAAATAAGACTGTGTGGCGGTAGAGAACAAAATCTTAGAGAATACCACGACAAAGCCATGGAAATTGCAAACTGCCTTATGGCAGGTGGTTATTTAACAAGGGCTGGAAGAGCTCCCGGTAAAGATGAAGAAATGGTAAAAAGATTAAACAGAAAACTTATAACTCAGGGAGATATTTTTGGGAAATATAAGCAAAAATCTGCTCAAGTGGAAGCATAG